The genome window TACGCCATGCGACTGTCCGCAGTGCTCTGTGGACTGCTGAGCTTGATCGGCACGCTGCTGCTGACGCGCGAGCTGATCGGCAATAAGTATCGCGCCGCGCCCTACCTGGTCGGCCTGCTTTATGCCCTGTGCCCCTTCGCCGTGTTCCACGATCGCCTGGGGATCATGGACCCGCTGGCAACAGCGTGGGGCGTGCTTGCCTTCTACCTGACGTACCGCATGCTCTACCGCTCCAAGCCGGGCAGCTTTTGGCTGCTGGGCCTGGTGCTCGGCGCGGCGTTGATCACCAAGCGCTACTGCGTCTACTACCTGATCTTCCCGCCGTTGCTGTGGTTGGCCGCGGCCCTGGACAAACGGCAAGCGCCCGATCGGCGTGCAACGGCGGCAGTGGCCGCAAGCTTGGCGATCGGGCTGGCAATGCGCTGGGGCGTCAATTTCTACCCCAATCGTGCGCTGGACAGCGAACGTTTCGAGACGCTGTCGAAATATCTGCTCGGCTCGGCGCGCGGCTTGGCCGCCGGAGTGTCGGACAACCTGAGGGTGGCGGCGGACGCCGGACTGGTCTACCTCGGCCTGCCCGCGTTGCTGCTGTTCGCGGCCTTTGCCGTGATCATGCTCTACCGCCGCCGGGCCGACGCTCTGGCCCTGGTCCTGGTCGTGCTCGGCGCCGTGGTCATCGAGATCACGCTGGCCAACAAGCTCTACCCGCGCTACTTGCTGTTCACAGTGCCCTTCGTGCTGATCGGCGCGGCATGGGCGCTGTTTGAAATTTGCGAGCGCGCAGGCCGGATGCTCAAGTCGGCGAGGGCGCCGTTCATCGCGGCCCTGCCGCTGCTGGTGCTGGCGCTGATGGCGTCGATCTACGCTTACCACTCGTGGAGAATCGTCGACGATCCGATCCACGCGCCGCTGGCGCAGCGCGATCGCTGGCAACACATCGAGGGCTGGCCCGCGGGATTTGGTCTACGCGAGTCAATGGACTACATCGACCGGCAGGCGCAACACGGGCCGGTGGACGTGTTTTTCAACTACAGCATGCACATGCCGTTCAACGGTTTTAAAATCTACTTCGACGAACGCCCGGACGTGCGGCTGCATTTATCGGCCTGGCAATACGCCCTGCCCTTTTCCGAGCTGGTGGACCAACGGCTGACCCTGACCATGCCGATCCATTTTCGCTCCGATCAGCAGCTGGTGGAGCAGATCACGCCCGCGGACATGGAACGCGTTTTTTTCGTGGGCAACCTACCGCTGTTCGACCTGGCCAAGTTCGTGGAACTAAGCGGCGAGCCGCTGGAGACCGCGGCCTTTGCCAAGCCGGGCAACAAAAGCTACATCGTGGTGATGCGGCTGCAATAAAGACTCGGACAGACCTCTACCACAACGAAGAGAGATAGATCGCCGCGGCGAGCAGCAGCAGCACGCGATAGCCGTCGGCCGTGGC of Candidatus Alcyoniella australis contains these proteins:
- a CDS encoding glycosyltransferase family 39 protein, encoding MVPLPIDLPQPPKRSRALIALWLILLCAVYLALRLPSLLDLPPFNDELGHLRWTQQIFQSPSNAFVSFDAVGKQPLYFWISSPLIPLFRDPLYAMRLSAVLCGLLSLIGTLLLTRELIGNKYRAAPYLVGLLYALCPFAVFHDRLGIMDPLATAWGVLAFYLTYRMLYRSKPGSFWLLGLVLGAALITKRYCVYYLIFPPLLWLAAALDKRQAPDRRATAAVAASLAIGLAMRWGVNFYPNRALDSERFETLSKYLLGSARGLAAGVSDNLRVAADAGLVYLGLPALLLFAAFAVIMLYRRRADALALVLVVLGAVVIEITLANKLYPRYLLFTVPFVLIGAAWALFEICERAGRMLKSARAPFIAALPLLVLALMASIYAYHSWRIVDDPIHAPLAQRDRWQHIEGWPAGFGLRESMDYIDRQAQHGPVDVFFNYSMHMPFNGFKIYFDERPDVRLHLSAWQYALPFSELVDQRLTLTMPIHFRSDQQLVEQITPADMERVFFVGNLPLFDLAKFVELSGEPLETAAFAKPGNKSYIVVMRLQ